The genomic interval ATTGCTCCTGAGCCTGTGGCAGTGGTGAGATTTTCCGAGTGGACAAAAGACAACATAATGCGTCACCCTGTATTTCTGGGGTTTCGGGAAGATGCAGAAGCGGGTAATGTAAAATTGGAACGAGCAGAGAAATCTGTTCAGCGCTATAATATCAAAACCGATGAAACAAAAATCTGCATAGATGACATTCTTATTACAATTACAAACAGCAAAAAGGTCTATTTCCCCCATGATAACGTCAGCAAGGGGGAGGTTATTGAATATTATCGTCAGATTGCCCCCTGGATACTGCCCCATCTAAGGGGCAGACCGCAGTCGCTGCACCGTTTTCCTGATGGTATAAGGGGAAAGGATTTTTACCACAAAAACATTGAAATCACCCCGTCCTGGATTACCACAGAAGAGATTGGTTCCGACGACTCAGAGGAGAAAATCAGATATATCTTATGTCAAAATGAAGCATCCCTTGTTTATATGGTTAATCTTGGGGCACTTGAAATAAACCCCTGGCTCTCAAGAGTTGGCAACCTTGACAATCCTGACTATATGGTAATTGATCTTGATCCTGTTGAGTGCCCTTTTTCAGAAGTGGTAAGAGTGGCGCTTGAGTTCCATTCGATTCTAAACAGAATATCTGCCCCAAATTACGTAAAGACAAGCGGTGCAACAGGACTTCACATCTTTGTACCCCTAAACGGCGCTTACAATTATGCCCAGGTTCGCCAGTTTGCCATGCTTCTGGCCCACACAGTCAACACTCAGCTTCCCGCAACAACCAGCATTGAACGCTCCCCAGCGCGACGAGTGGGCAAAGTGTATCTTGATTATCTGCAGAACATAAAGGGCAAGACTATTGCCAGTGTATATTCCTTACGCCCCAGAGATATGGCACCTGTGTCGATGCCCTTAAGCTGGGATGAGGTAAATGAATCACTTAACCCCAATCAATTTACAATCAAGACAGCACTTCAAAGGCTTCAGGCGAAGGGAGATTTGTGGAGACCGGTATTAGGCGAGGGCATCAGTATGGAGAACTGCCTTAGAAGGCTTGGTAAGATATTGTTTGATACGGGAGGATAGAAAGGAGCTTAGCAGATGAGCAGTTTTGATGCTATAGTGCTGGCATCAGATTTAGCGGGTGAACTGAGCAGGGATCCTCAGCTTACGCATTCGGCTCTTGTCCCGCTTTTCGGCAAGCCAATGCTTGATTGGGTTGTCGATGCTTTGAGGCAATCCAGACAGATAGAAAGCATAACCGTTGTAGGTCCTGAATTTCTTGATGAGCTTTTAAGTAAGAGACATATCCATAAGCGCATCTCCCCTGCAGCTGCGACACTAAGTGATTTTCGAAGTTCTCCGAACAGAGTGGATGGGTATATAATTGTACCTTGCGAAGCGGTTTATCTTACATCAGAAACCATAGACAAAGCTACAGAGGCATTTGTGAATACAGGGGCAGACATGGGTATACCCTATGTTTTGCCTGAAAAGTTTCCTTCAGGAATGCCTCTTCCCTTAAGTACCGAGGTACATAGTCAACGGGTTATCCCGGGCGTGGTTTCGTTTGTCAAAAACCCGAAATTGATTCCTGCAGCAATTAATAAACTGGTGCAATTCAACCGGGAGAAAAAAATTCTCTCCGATGCAGGAGTAATACTTCCGGCCATAGCAGCCATCGAGGACTCTATTCTTGAGCGTACAGATTTTAGGTTTGAACTTTTCCGATCAGATAATCCTGAAGTTGCCTTACTGGTCCGGAGCAATGAAGAGCTTAGGCATGCAGCCAGGATACTTCCCAATCCATATACCCCAAAGTTTAAAAAGGTCAAACTGATAGCAAATCCGAAATCGGGCCAGGGCATCAAGCTTCCCAATTTTCTTCAAAAAGCGTTTGGGGTCCGAAAACGCGCACTGGACAATATATCCGATCCACATCTTTTTCTTCAAAGAATCTCTCAGTATTTGCATGAGTATGGCTTGACTCCGGAAATAGAAATAGGAAAGAGCAGCGAAGATGCCTCCCGGATTGCCAGAGATTGTGCCCGGAAAAAGTACGATCTTGTTATTGCAGCCGGAGGAGACGGAACGATAAATGCAGTAATCAACGGTCTTGCATCGAGCGAGACAGCTTTTGGAGCAATACCTCTGGGAACGGTTAATCTGTTTGCTTTGCAGTTTAATATTCCCATGGAGGTCCGCGCCTCATGTCAGGTAATTGCAGAGGGAAACATCCGCACAGTGGATCTTGGTAAAGCGGATGAGCATTTCTTTATCTGTCTTTCAGGGATAGGGTTTGATGCCTTTGTGATCAGGAATGCAGATACCAAATTGAAAAAATTTCTTGGTGTTGCCGCTTACATACTGACCGGTATAACCAAACTCCCCCGTTATTCATTTAATCCTGTAAAACTTTATGTGGAAACTGAGGATGGAATATTTCAGAGTAAGGGTTATTCAGTTATCATAGGGAACGGCAAATATTACAGTGCCAATATGCTGATCGCTCCTCAGGGCAAAATTGATGATGGTTTTTTTGATGTTATAATATTCAAGAGAAAAAGCATATTCAGCTTTTTTCACTATATAAGGGAATTTAGAAAAGGTAACCTCACAGAGGCTGCAAATGTTGAGTATTACCGGTGCAAAAAGGTGTGGGTATTAAAACATGGACGCCATTATTTCCATATAGACGGCGAACCTCTCGGGCGCACGCCG from Chitinispirillum alkaliphilum carries:
- a CDS encoding ATP-dependent DNA ligase, with amino-acid sequence MKQDYYPEETDNNSAAKSNQKHRGAVQKLHPDVYTLGAKVQFKGPLRPMLPVLVETPFDRRGWLFEIKWDGYRAIAECLGDKTELYSRNGKSFLSHYPTIVKELKELDFEAVFDGEIVVIDENGRSDFSRLQNYRRTGAGTVIYYIFDLIYFRGYDITGLPLRTRKALLQSILPRSLQFIKFSNHLEEQGKAFFNTAQKFGVEGIVGKDGASPYIPGTRSRRWQKIKFTQQQEMVIGGYTVQDKTEELLSSLITGVYESGNLIYTGNVGSGFSHDELAEIPQKLSKYSKESSPFSNPPAFDSNTRWIAPEPVAVVRFSEWTKDNIMRHPVFLGFREDAEAGNVKLERAEKSVQRYNIKTDETKICIDDILITITNSKKVYFPHDNVSKGEVIEYYRQIAPWILPHLRGRPQSLHRFPDGIRGKDFYHKNIEITPSWITTEEIGSDDSEEKIRYILCQNEASLVYMVNLGALEINPWLSRVGNLDNPDYMVIDLDPVECPFSEVVRVALEFHSILNRISAPNYVKTSGATGLHIFVPLNGAYNYAQVRQFAMLLAHTVNTQLPATTSIERSPARRVGKVYLDYLQNIKGKTIASVYSLRPRDMAPVSMPLSWDEVNESLNPNQFTIKTALQRLQAKGDLWRPVLGEGISMENCLRRLGKILFDTGG
- a CDS encoding Transcription regulator [contains diacylglycerol kinase catalytic domain] is translated as MSSFDAIVLASDLAGELSRDPQLTHSALVPLFGKPMLDWVVDALRQSRQIESITVVGPEFLDELLSKRHIHKRISPAAATLSDFRSSPNRVDGYIIVPCEAVYLTSETIDKATEAFVNTGADMGIPYVLPEKFPSGMPLPLSTEVHSQRVIPGVVSFVKNPKLIPAAINKLVQFNREKKILSDAGVILPAIAAIEDSILERTDFRFELFRSDNPEVALLVRSNEELRHAARILPNPYTPKFKKVKLIANPKSGQGIKLPNFLQKAFGVRKRALDNISDPHLFLQRISQYLHEYGLTPEIEIGKSSEDASRIARDCARKKYDLVIAAGGDGTINAVINGLASSETAFGAIPLGTVNLFALQFNIPMEVRASCQVIAEGNIRTVDLGKADEHFFICLSGIGFDAFVIRNADTKLKKFLGVAAYILTGITKLPRYSFNPVKLYVETEDGIFQSKGYSVIIGNGKYYSANMLIAPQGKIDDGFFDVIIFKRKSIFSFFHYIREFRKGNLTEAANVEYYRCKKVWVLKHGRHYFHIDGEPLGRTPVNYTINPAALKVVC